CCCCTGACTCGCCGGAGATCAGGCGAATCCCGCCGGAGTGGGTGCAGGGGCAGGTGGGGAGCGTGCCGTTCGCGCACCTGACCGTGCAGGGCGACGCCGCCGCGCGCCCCGTGCAGTGGAGGCCCGTCGGGTACCTGGACCTGCACGGCGTGACGGTCACGCGGGCATTCGGGTGGTCCTCGACCGCCCCGGCGCTGTTCGAGGTGCTACCGGGCCGCCTGCAACCCCCGCTGCCCATCATTCAGCACATCCAGGAGGCATTGAGTCTCGGGCTGGACACCCTGGACCCACGGGTGGTGACGGGCCTGGGGGCGCTGCTGCCACCGGGACAGTATCTGGTGTTCCTGCGGCGCCTGCGCCCCCGACCCGTCCGCCTGGGTGATCCGGACGATTATCTGTCGAACGAACTGGTGACGCTGTGCGGGCAACCGCCGGGTCGTCACCGGACCGAACCGTACTACGCCTGCGACGCGGAATCCCTGGTGCGTCGCGGACAGAACGGCATGGATTTCGTCTACCTGGAGCGGACGGTGATCCTGCCGACGCAGGCGGCGTCCCGGCTGGACGTGGACCGCGTGGCGCACTACCGGGACCAGTTGCGGGGCGGCGCCCTGCCGACCGCGGTCACGCTGCTGGTCAGCCACGGCCAGAACGGCATGGGCATCTCCACGCAGTCGCCACCGCTGGGTGGGTTGAGTGTCGACATGCACCACCTGCTCGACGGGCATCACAAGGTGCAGGCGGCTGCCGAGTGCGGCGCAACGCTCAGCATGCTGGTGTTCACGCAGCTCGGGGGCATGAGCAGTGACGTGTGGGGCTGGCGGGACCTGCGCGGCACGCAGCAGGAGGTCGCGCGCAGTGACGCGGCCGTGCGTGCGGGTGGACACCGGGAGTCCTGAACGACTCACATCCACCACGGCGAGAATCGGCCCGGTGCCGGTTCAGGTGGGCCGGGCGAGGTCCATGCTGGGCGTGGCGGGCGACACCCAGGGATTGCCGCGGATCGTGAAGCGCCACGGGAGGTTGCGCCCCTCGCGGATGCCGATGCGGGCGGTGACCTCCACCTCCTCGTCGGGGAGGGGTGCGGGGGGCGGCAGGAGGTGCAGTTCCGGGGCGTTCACGGGCCGCCCGCTGATCCGCGCGGGGTTCAGGCCCAGCGCGTACACGAGTTTGGCGGGGCCGTTCGTCAGGTCCCGTTCGCGGGTGACGGGTCGGAAGGTCAGCATGTGCCCCAGGCCCTCCAGCGGCTCCAGTGCGCGGATCAGGACGCTGGCCGACACGCCCTCCGGGCGGCACGCGACCTGCAGCAGCGGGTGGCCGTGCGCCGTCCAGAACAGCCACGTGCCGGGCGGGATGGCCATGTCGGCACTGCGGGCCGCGTGGAAGCGTCCGGCGGTGCAGGCGGGGTCGCGGGGGCAGTCGTAGGCCTCGACCTCGACGATCCGCCCGGTCAGGCGTTCCCCGCCGTCCAGCACGCGCACGAGCGTTCCACCCAGCAGCGCGCGGGCGACGGGGACCGGGTCACCCCGAAAGTGTGTGGGCGGCAGAAGGGTGGTCAAGGCCGGGTGCGGTACGTGTAGATCGTCGCCCCGAGGAACGCCAGCGCGGCCAGTCCCAGGAAGGCCCACTGTCCGGCGGGCAGCGTGTCGCCCTGCGCGAGGCGGAGGGCCGCGCCGGACACGGGCAGGCTGAGGAGGGTGGCCGTGAGGGGAAGGAGCGGGGCGGGAAATGGGCTGGGCACGCCGCGCGCCCGCCAGACGGCGGCGGCGGTCCACAGAAGTGGGGCGAGGGGCAGGGCGGCGCAGGCGAGACGCAGGGGGCGGTCGTCGGGGATGACTGTCAGGAACAGGACGTTGAAGGCGACCGCGCAGGTCAGGATCATCAGGAACAGCGCGCCTGTGCTCACGCTGGGGGCCGGGCCCGTGGCTTCAGGGTGCGACATGACCTCTACCCTACCCCGGCGCGGAGCAGGTCGCCCTCGTAGATGCGGCGGATGGTGGCCTCGATGTCCGGTTCGCGTACGGTCAGGTCCCGGACGGGCGCGTGCGCGGTGACGCGGGCGATGGGGTCCGCTGCGGCTCCCGTGAAGGCGTACGTGGCGCGGCCCGGTTCGTGGGTCAGGAGGGTCAGGCCGGGCACCCCGGCGTCGGGGACGGGTCCGCTGAACTCGACGTGCAGTTCGCGCTGCGAGCCGTACGCGGCCTGAAGTCGGGCGAGGTCGCCGTCGAAGAGCAGCTGCCCGTGGTCAATGATCAG
This region of Deinococcus sp. JMULE3 genomic DNA includes:
- a CDS encoding DNA-3-methyladenine glycosylase, translating into MTTLLPPTHFRGDPVPVARALLGGTLVRVLDGGERLTGRIVEVEAYDCPRDPACTAGRFHAARSADMAIPPGTWLFWTAHGHPLLQVACRPEGVSASVLIRALEPLEGLGHMLTFRPVTRERDLTNGPAKLVYALGLNPARISGRPVNAPELHLLPPPAPLPDEEVEVTARIGIREGRNLPWRFTIRGNPWVSPATPSMDLARPT